In Ignavibacteriota bacterium, the genomic window GATTGTCGCCGTCGAGGCCCGCCAGGCTCAGCGGATCGAGGTGGGGGAGCAGTGTCTCGAGCAGCACGCGGCGCATGTGCGAGGGGGCGAGCACGAGGTCGTAACTGCCAGGTTCCACGGGACGCGCGGCCTGCATCTCGAGCGCCTCGTCGGCGGCCTGCCAGACCTCGGTCTCGAAAGTGCCGGTGGTTGCGAGTTCCCAGCCGCCAAGGCGCGCCTCGCGTGAACCCGAGCGCGAATCGATGCGTCCGGTCCGCTGATCGAAGGCGGTGACGGCGAAGTTCGGATACGTGATCGTGGAGGTCTGTTCGGCCGTCGCGTCGAGTGATGAGACGAAGATGCTCTCGCGGCGCACCTGGAACAGATTCGACACGGCGTACGCCACGTTTTTGTTGTTTGCCGCCGGCCGAAGAATTGAGAGGAGGAAGTCCTTTTTTTCCTTCAGCGGGATATCGAACGGATTCACGGTGCAGGGACCCTGCCAGCGTACGGAGGTGTCGCTGATGCGGCCCTCGGTTGAGAAGGGGATACGGTCCGGACCCGCGGCTTCACCGGCGAGCGCGCAGGCCTCGCGGGCCATGGCCTCGGGATCGACGGGTGCCGGGTAGCGCGTCGACACCGACGCCCATGCTCCACGGACATGGACACGCAGGTTCACACCCATGCTGTCGTTGTTTGTGACGGAGTACAGGTAGTCCTTGCGCACTTGCAGCGACTGCGTGCGCAGCCGTACAAAACGCGCGTCGGCATAGTCCGCGCCCGCGTCCACGGCTTCCTCGACGAGGTCCTGCAGCAGAGCGACGGGATCACGGTCGCCTTTTTTCGGGGTCCATACGCGGGCGTAGCCGTGCAGGGGCGCGACTGTTGCGACGCCGAGCAGCCCGGCGGTTTTTATGAATGATCGTCTGTTCATGGCGGTGTAATTCTCCGGCGACAAGATAGGGAATTTTTGATATTCAGCACCCGGGGCCTATCTTCAAAGATTGAGATGACTTCGCTCCATGCCGTCATATCGGGCCTCGTGCAAGGGGTCGGGTTCCGCTACTTCGCTGCGCAGACGGCGTCGCGTTTGGACATATCCGGCTTCACGCGCAATCTGATCACGGGCGAGGTGGAGGTGCACGCAACGGGCGAGCGCGAGCGGCTCGAGGAATTCCTCGTGGCTCTGCGCCGGGGGCCGCGCGCCAGTATGGTGCGTGATGTGCGCGTGCAGTGGGACGAGGCCTCGCACGCGGGGTATGTCGGATTCGAGATACGCTGAGACCCATGGAAACGCGCATCGGGTACGGGTACGACGTCCACCAGCTCGCGGAGGGTCTGCGGCTCACACTCGGCGGCGTTGTGGTGACGGAGGAGTTCGGCTGCGTGGCGCATTCCGACGGCGACGTGCTGCTGCATGCGGTCTGTGACGCGCTGCTCGGCGCCGCCGCACTCGGCGACATCGGGCACCACTTTCCCGACACCGATCCCGCGTACAAAGGCGCGTCGAGTCTGGCGCTCCTGCGTGCGGTGTGCGCGCTGCTCGCGGAGGCGGGCTGGGCGCCGGTGAATGTGGACGCGACGCTCGTGCTCGAGCGGCCCAAAATCGCGCCCTTTGTCGCAGAGATGCGCGCCAACATCGCAGCGGCGATGGGTGTGGACGAGGACG contains:
- a CDS encoding acylphosphatase, whose product is MTSLHAVISGLVQGVGFRYFAAQTASRLDISGFTRNLITGEVEVHATGERERLEEFLVALRRGPRASMVRDVRVQWDEASHAGYVGFEIR
- a CDS encoding 2-C-methyl-D-erythritol 2,4-cyclodiphosphate synthase → METRIGYGYDVHQLAEGLRLTLGGVVVTEEFGCVAHSDGDVLLHAVCDALLGAAALGDIGHHFPDTDPAYKGASSLALLRAVCALLAEAGWAPVNVDATLVLERPKIAPFVAEMRANIAAAMGVDEDAVSVKATTSERLGFVGSGEGVTAHAVSLLRRI
- a CDS encoding TldD/PmbA family protein; translation: MNRRSFIKTAGLLGVATVAPLHGYARVWTPKKGDRDPVALLQDLVEEAVDAGADYADARFVRLRTQSLQVRKDYLYSVTNNDSMGVNLRVHVRGAWASVSTRYPAPVDPEAMAREACALAGEAAGPDRIPFSTEGRISDTSVRWQGPCTVNPFDIPLKEKKDFLLSILRPAANNKNVAYAVSNLFQVRRESIFVSSLDATAEQTSTITYPNFAVTAFDQRTGRIDSRSGSREARLGGWELATTGTFETEVWQAADEALEMQAARPVEPGSYDLVLAPSHMRRVLLETLLPHLDPLSLAGLDGDNPVANVFTLDRLAESRAGSPLLNISWDTAMEGGLASCGWDDTGRPAATYPIVEQGRITGIPGSDELNAITAPWRGAWSRAGGWQSAPRFSMPNIAVAPADEDTTLEALIQSTEKGLLIEGRGSMTHSINRRYFHAGGQRVWRIENGKKAGMVRDAEYEASLESFWSSLNALGGASTLETGGDLFPNTVNPQWEVPFSLRVPAAKFVSVAVVPPQEEKR